CCATCTGATCATATCCTTCCTTATAAAAATCAAACAACTCCGGAGCGTTTATTGTTTCAGTATTTGGCTCATTTTCCATAATGTCTCCTTATTAATACCAGCACACAGTTAAATTTCTGTTATTTTTCTTCACGGTGTAGCGTGAAAAAAAATTTCACACCTTTTTCCGGAGCACTTTCAATCCAGATTTTTCCATTGTGCCGCTCAATGATATCTCGAGCGACCGGAAGCCCCAGACCCATCCCCCCTTTGTGTTTAGCCAGACGATTTTCGGTTTGACCGAATTTTTCAAAAATCATCTCCTGATATACAATCGGAATGTCCGGACCAGTGTTGGCAACGGATATTTCGATTGTGGATTTTGGGTCTTCAGAATTTGAATTTTGGTATTTCGCTTCCAAAATAATCTTGCCATGTGCTGGTGTGTATTTAATTGCATTGGACATCAGGTTAGCCATCACATGGGTAATGAGGTGTTTATCAGCAAAAGCGTCCGGGAGATCGGGGGGGATTATTTTCGTAAAACAAATACATTTGTGTTGTGATTCCTCTTTATAGAATGAAATAAAATGATCAAA
The DNA window shown above is from Candidatus Cloacimonadota bacterium and carries:
- a CDS encoding HAMP domain-containing sensor histidine kinase is translated as FCDPNFEEWMVWPIKRKGEIIGLLIINDPGEDKRDSVGVLINQSNVLFENAILYENLITTGKRLRELDHQKSKFLHMLGHDLRTPLTSIKSYCEMLLMYKDEPWETQEEFLNIIKKESERLTTLINNFLDVSRVDTNLDKLKKSTFPVAPLFDHFISFYKEESQHKCICFTKIIPPDLPDAFADKHLITHVMANLMSNAIKYTPAHGKIILEAKYQNSNSEDPKSTIEISVANTGPDIPIVYQEMIFEKFGQTENRLAKHKGGMGLGLPVARDIIERHNGKIWIESAPEKGVKFFFTLHREEK